From one Leptospira licerasiae serovar Varillal str. VAR 010 genomic stretch:
- a CDS encoding PAS domain S-box protein, translating into MTHPWLLPTIIAATPSAFFLFFIYLYLYKKEGQKALLVWSICWLFHLLGYFGNILQVGGAESYKYFPAFSIDFIRAFFQFLGCFYFLNKSFSRPFQVLFVLTGIWALYLDFEKIRDPYLIWPIYILIGGSQIYAGVIFLRTKNLIQSLGKSIAGWIFILWGIHVLNYPFVRFHPEFGFIGFFLAGLFRFSSAIVILLVFFEETKAALSKTEENYKKIVDTTLEGIWLIDKDAKTKFVNSKMAEFLGMSEKDLIGRSLFDFVAMDQRGSVNHRLEERRQGQAEVHDFFFNRPDGEPVWLLMSTNPIFDPQGNYEGALAMCTDITYYKKTETALKESERQLSTLIRNLPGIAYRCAYDPNWTMEFISDGCFELTGYSPSDFVSNRTISFGEIIHPEDAERVFNEVTEAVSKNIPYRLVYRIYRRSGEMRWAFEQGSAVRGESGELIALEGFITDFTQVKLAEEIMANALQEKDILLKEVHHRVKNYLQVLSSLLSIQLEQVEASNPIQVLTESQNRILSMAYVHESLYGKHRISDEFFPEFVSRLVDSLLKSFGHQKEEIKIFLNCESLPIKQNSAIPIGLILNELVTNVLKHAFSFKKHSEEKIIKISFYKDGNWIHLDVTDNGKGKSSNSKPEDSMGLELVDLLTKQLKGSVMDLSSEQGTVTRIRFPASY; encoded by the coding sequence GTGACTCATCCTTGGTTATTACCCACCATTATCGCGGCTACGCCTTCCGCCTTTTTTCTATTTTTTATTTACCTGTATTTATATAAAAAAGAAGGACAGAAGGCCTTGCTTGTATGGTCCATCTGCTGGCTATTCCATCTTTTGGGTTATTTCGGAAATATTTTACAAGTTGGAGGAGCGGAATCCTATAAATATTTTCCAGCCTTCTCCATAGACTTTATTAGAGCGTTTTTCCAATTCTTAGGATGTTTTTATTTTTTGAATAAATCATTCTCCAGGCCGTTCCAGGTTTTATTCGTGTTGACCGGCATATGGGCATTGTATTTGGATTTTGAGAAGATTAGAGATCCTTATTTAATCTGGCCTATCTATATTCTAATCGGTGGATCTCAAATTTATGCGGGGGTCATTTTTCTCCGAACAAAAAACCTGATCCAGAGTTTAGGTAAAAGTATCGCCGGTTGGATCTTCATTCTTTGGGGAATCCATGTACTTAACTATCCGTTTGTCCGATTTCATCCCGAATTCGGATTTATCGGCTTTTTCCTTGCCGGTCTCTTTAGATTCTCTTCCGCAATCGTAATACTACTCGTATTCTTTGAAGAAACGAAAGCAGCACTTTCCAAAACGGAAGAAAATTACAAAAAGATTGTAGATACTACCTTAGAAGGGATCTGGCTCATAGACAAGGATGCCAAGACTAAATTCGTAAATTCTAAAATGGCCGAATTTTTAGGGATGAGCGAAAAGGATCTTATCGGCAGAAGTTTATTCGATTTTGTAGCAATGGACCAACGGGGTTCAGTGAACCATAGATTGGAAGAAAGAAGGCAAGGACAGGCGGAAGTTCATGATTTCTTTTTCAACCGTCCTGATGGAGAACCTGTCTGGCTTTTGATGTCCACAAATCCTATCTTTGATCCCCAAGGAAATTATGAAGGCGCACTTGCAATGTGCACTGATATTACGTATTATAAAAAAACAGAAACCGCTCTAAAGGAAAGTGAGAGGCAACTTTCTACTTTGATCCGGAATCTTCCGGGTATTGCATATCGTTGTGCTTACGATCCTAATTGGACTATGGAATTTATTAGCGACGGGTGTTTCGAACTTACCGGGTATTCTCCCTCCGATTTCGTTTCTAATCGCACAATTTCTTTCGGAGAGATCATCCATCCTGAAGATGCGGAAAGAGTATTTAACGAAGTTACGGAAGCGGTCAGCAAGAATATTCCATACAGACTAGTCTATCGGATCTACCGGAGAAGTGGAGAAATGCGTTGGGCTTTCGAACAAGGTTCCGCAGTCAGGGGAGAAAGCGGAGAATTGATCGCTCTCGAAGGGTTTATTACGGATTTCACCCAAGTAAAACTTGCGGAAGAAATTATGGCGAATGCTCTCCAGGAAAAAGATATCCTACTAAAAGAAGTCCATCATAGGGTCAAAAATTATCTGCAAGTATTATCCAGCTTACTTTCCATCCAATTGGAACAGGTAGAAGCAAGTAATCCGATCCAGGTATTGACAGAATCCCAAAATAGGATCCTATCAATGGCTTATGTACATGAATCTTTATACGGAAAACATAGGATCAGTGATGAATTCTTTCCGGAATTTGTAAGTAGGCTTGTAGATAGTCTGCTCAAATCATTCGGTCACCAAAAGGAAGAGATCAAGATTTTCTTAAATTGCGAATCTCTTCCGATCAAACAGAATTCCGCAATCCCCATCGGTTTGATCCTGAATGAGTTAGTCACCAACGTATTAAAACATGCATTCTCTTTCAAAAAACATTCGGAAGAGAAGATCATCAAGATCTCGTTTTACAAGGACGGAAACTGGATCCATTTGGATGTTACGGATAACGGGAAGGGAAAATCCTCGAATTCTAAACCGGAAGATTCCATGGGCCTGGAACTTGTCGATCTTCTAACCAAACAATTAAAAGGATCCGTAATGGATCTTTCTTCCGAGCAAGGGACCGTTACTAGGATACGATTCCCCGCATCTTATTAG
- the purB gene encoding adenylosuccinate lyase, translated as MIDRYSNPEISKIWELENKFDIWKEIEILATEARMKKGEVPKEDFEEIRSKARFNVDEILEIESKVHHDVIAFLTNMNSYIGPAGRHVHYGLTSSDIGDTALCVQMVQAMDLILKKTDQLIEAIKEKAIQYRDLPCIGRSHGIHAEPMTLGLKFALFYEEMKRNRVRMALAKEEVAVGKLSGAVGTYSNIEPDIEEYVCEKLGLKPDPIATQVVSRDRHAAYMSALGVTAASLDRFATEVRLLQKTEGREVEEPFSPGQKGSSAMPHKRNPVICERISGISRVIRSNVSTALQNVALWHERDISHSSAERIVVPDSTIALEYILDKMLFVVKNLHVYPDAIERTLGTTRGLIFSQKVLLHLIEKGGISREDAYAIVQGHAMAVWADVSQNLKTRLAEDPKVQKVLKPGDLDSIFQISPYLDKVGLIYKRLGLE; from the coding sequence ATGATTGATCGGTATTCGAATCCGGAAATTTCTAAAATTTGGGAACTGGAGAACAAATTCGATATTTGGAAAGAAATCGAAATATTGGCTACCGAAGCCCGGATGAAAAAAGGAGAGGTCCCTAAGGAAGACTTCGAAGAGATTCGTTCCAAAGCCAGATTCAATGTGGATGAAATTCTAGAGATTGAATCCAAGGTCCACCATGACGTTATCGCATTCTTAACTAATATGAATTCCTATATCGGGCCTGCAGGTCGTCATGTGCATTATGGCCTCACTTCTTCCGATATTGGGGACACAGCACTTTGCGTGCAGATGGTCCAGGCAATGGATCTCATCCTAAAAAAAACGGATCAGCTAATTGAAGCGATCAAAGAGAAAGCAATCCAATACAGAGACCTTCCTTGTATAGGTAGATCTCATGGGATCCATGCAGAACCTATGACTTTAGGTCTGAAATTCGCATTATTCTACGAAGAGATGAAGAGAAACAGGGTCCGCATGGCACTTGCAAAAGAGGAAGTGGCTGTTGGGAAATTGTCCGGAGCAGTCGGAACTTATTCAAATATAGAACCGGATATCGAAGAATATGTCTGCGAGAAATTAGGGCTCAAGCCTGATCCGATCGCCACTCAAGTTGTTTCCAGAGATAGACATGCAGCTTATATGTCCGCGTTAGGCGTTACTGCAGCGAGTTTGGATCGTTTTGCTACCGAGGTTCGTCTTCTTCAAAAAACGGAAGGTAGAGAAGTTGAAGAACCTTTTTCTCCGGGGCAAAAGGGATCTTCTGCGATGCCTCATAAAAGAAATCCTGTGATCTGCGAAAGGATCTCCGGTATTTCTAGAGTGATCCGTTCTAATGTTTCCACCGCTCTTCAGAACGTAGCCTTATGGCATGAGAGGGATATCTCCCATTCTTCTGCCGAAAGGATAGTTGTACCGGATTCCACAATCGCTTTGGAATATATTTTGGATAAAATGTTATTCGTAGTTAAAAATCTGCATGTATACCCGGATGCGATCGAAAGGACTTTGGGGACGACGAGGGGTCTGATCTTCTCGCAAAAAGTCCTTCTTCACTTGATTGAAAAAGGTGGGATTAGCAGAGAAGATGCTTATGCGATCGTGCAAGGGCATGCGATGGCAGTTTGGGCGGATGTTTCTCAAAACCTAAAAACAAGACTTGCCGAAGATCCAAAAGTACAAAAGGTCCTGAAACCAGGCGATTTGGATTCTATTTTCCAGATTTCTCCTTATCTAGATAAGGTGGGATTGATATATAAAAGACTCGGTCTGGAGTAA
- a CDS encoding AraC family transcriptional regulator yields MISQITDILHLFCLSNLIFIIGLLGWRYFYDLRIRIAGGFSFGIVCYIILSLDPDLKIPYSIRIFLFAGLISLPFFFWMISLAIFEDHFEIKYWYWLLLLSKVGVSAWSVYPVLDLINMRGPIVSETVLAHIIIPTLLSLGFVVAAIIRIYSGRKDDLVETRRRLREVHILMTGSVITFNMFSHLILRGKVLSEILDLANVILAWGLILAFMYLVFELKEGLVDPRPEELEDKEEKAVYADPALKKKLVSAFEETKLYRKDGLTIGQLAEDLEVQEYKLRRLINQAMGFRNFPDFLNRYRIQEACEILLDSGKDEIPIIRVAMDLGYQSLGPFNRAFKELTGVTPTEFRRNRGRDESLKNTADFEIS; encoded by the coding sequence TTGATCTCGCAGATCACGGACATATTACATTTATTCTGTCTTTCGAATTTAATCTTCATCATCGGTCTTTTAGGATGGAGATACTTTTACGATCTTAGGATACGTATCGCGGGAGGTTTTTCTTTCGGGATCGTATGTTATATCATTTTATCCTTGGATCCTGATCTAAAGATCCCTTATTCTATCCGCATATTTTTATTTGCGGGTCTTATCAGTTTACCTTTTTTCTTTTGGATGATAAGTCTCGCCATCTTCGAGGATCATTTCGAGATCAAATATTGGTATTGGCTTTTACTTTTGAGTAAGGTTGGAGTCTCCGCTTGGTCCGTCTATCCAGTCCTCGACCTGATCAATATGAGAGGACCTATCGTTTCGGAAACGGTTCTTGCTCATATCATTATTCCAACACTTCTATCCTTGGGTTTCGTTGTGGCCGCAATCATTCGGATCTATTCCGGAAGAAAGGATGATCTTGTAGAAACTAGAAGAAGATTACGTGAAGTCCATATACTGATGACCGGAAGCGTAATCACTTTTAATATGTTTTCTCATCTAATCTTGAGAGGTAAGGTCTTATCTGAAATTTTAGATTTAGCAAACGTGATCTTAGCTTGGGGACTTATACTTGCATTCATGTATTTAGTCTTCGAATTGAAAGAAGGTCTTGTAGACCCGAGACCGGAAGAGTTGGAGGACAAAGAAGAGAAGGCAGTATATGCGGATCCCGCCTTAAAGAAAAAATTAGTCTCCGCATTCGAAGAAACCAAACTTTATAGAAAAGATGGACTGACAATCGGGCAGCTAGCAGAGGATTTAGAAGTACAAGAATACAAACTCAGAAGGCTGATCAACCAGGCCATGGGTTTTCGGAATTTTCCCGACTTCTTAAATCGTTATAGGATCCAAGAAGCATGTGAGATCCTTTTAGATTCCGGCAAGGACGAGATTCCCATCATTCGAGTCGCTATGGATCTAGGTTACCAATCCTTGGGACCTTTTAATCGTGCATTTAAAGAACTTACTGGAGTCACTCCAACCGAGTTTCGCCGTAACCGTGGCAGGGACGAATCCCTAAAAAATACCGCCGATTTTGAAATCAGCTAG
- a CDS encoding extracellular solute-binding protein: MCYFILLLSVISFSSNGCKDKEEVQISVATEDLPWEGDPNSIPEVLRKPNPSVSPNAKRGGIFRIYSHQYPKSLNWYLENFSTTAEIFGQMFEPLLERHPITLEPLPKLASYWKISSDKKTFTFHLDKNARWSDGKPITAKDVLFTYETIMNKKNNTALHRIDLSRFEAPKLVNEYEVEFTQKEIHWKNFEFIAYDFFILPEHYYAGKDFNKENFEFPVTSGPYELQSAKKGIYVKMKRRNDYWMRAYPFYKGTDNFNTLIFKVFNDDAVAFQAFKKGDIDLYPVYKAATWVQETTGEPFDKNYIIKQKIYNDKKSGFQGWAFNMRRKPFDDVRIRKAIAHLVNRKLMVDKLAFGEYQLTDSYYDSVWEGGQLPNPPIDYDPEAAKKLFAEAGWKPNAKGFLEKDGQQFVIHILERDRSVEKYFTLFMERVKELGIQVTIESTDLANWSERMDKYDFDVTWAAWGAGSSFPDPEHHWDSKYANENGQNNYNGFKNPEVDKLIAQQKTEFDIKKRTEILKKIDKILTKEVPYVLLWGIKSTRVLYWNRFGTPENPLARYSGEGAAKSLWWIDEEKDKALEIAKKNKTALPAYKRDLYYHSK; encoded by the coding sequence ATTTGCTATTTTATACTTTTATTATCCGTAATCTCCTTCTCTTCGAACGGATGTAAAGATAAGGAAGAAGTTCAAATTTCAGTCGCAACTGAAGATCTTCCTTGGGAAGGAGATCCTAATAGTATCCCGGAAGTATTGAGAAAGCCGAATCCTTCCGTTTCTCCTAACGCAAAAAGAGGAGGGATCTTTAGGATATATAGCCATCAATATCCTAAATCTTTAAATTGGTATTTGGAAAATTTTTCCACAACTGCCGAGATCTTTGGCCAGATGTTCGAACCACTTTTGGAAAGACATCCTATTACTCTGGAGCCTCTCCCTAAGCTTGCTTCTTATTGGAAGATCTCTTCCGATAAAAAGACTTTTACGTTCCATTTGGATAAAAACGCAAGATGGAGCGACGGCAAGCCTATTACTGCAAAAGACGTTTTATTCACTTATGAAACCATCATGAATAAGAAGAATAATACCGCACTTCATAGGATCGATCTTTCTCGTTTTGAAGCTCCAAAATTAGTGAACGAATACGAGGTGGAATTCACTCAAAAAGAGATCCACTGGAAGAACTTCGAATTTATCGCGTACGACTTCTTTATCCTTCCGGAACATTATTATGCGGGGAAAGATTTTAATAAGGAAAATTTTGAGTTCCCGGTGACCTCGGGTCCTTACGAATTACAGTCCGCCAAAAAAGGGATCTACGTAAAAATGAAACGTAGGAACGATTATTGGATGAGAGCTTACCCTTTTTACAAGGGGACGGATAATTTCAATACTCTTATCTTTAAGGTGTTTAACGACGATGCAGTCGCTTTCCAAGCATTCAAAAAAGGTGATATAGACCTATATCCCGTGTATAAGGCGGCAACTTGGGTCCAGGAGACGACAGGTGAGCCTTTTGATAAAAATTATATCATAAAACAAAAGATCTATAATGATAAAAAGTCAGGCTTTCAAGGTTGGGCGTTCAATATGAGAAGAAAACCTTTCGACGATGTTCGCATCAGAAAGGCGATCGCTCATTTGGTAAACAGAAAACTTATGGTAGATAAACTTGCTTTCGGAGAATACCAACTTACCGATTCTTATTACGATTCGGTATGGGAAGGCGGGCAATTACCCAATCCTCCGATCGATTACGATCCGGAGGCTGCTAAAAAACTTTTTGCGGAAGCGGGATGGAAACCGAATGCAAAAGGATTCCTGGAAAAAGACGGACAACAATTCGTGATCCATATTTTAGAAAGAGATAGAAGTGTAGAAAAATATTTTACATTATTTATGGAAAGAGTGAAGGAGCTCGGCATCCAAGTAACTATCGAGAGCACCGATCTTGCTAATTGGTCCGAAAGAATGGACAAATACGATTTTGATGTTACCTGGGCAGCTTGGGGAGCAGGAAGTTCTTTCCCGGATCCGGAACACCATTGGGATTCCAAATATGCAAACGAGAACGGACAGAATAACTACAACGGTTTCAAAAATCCGGAAGTGGACAAACTCATTGCTCAACAAAAAACGGAATTCGATATTAAGAAAAGAACGGAAATCCTAAAGAAAATAGATAAGATCTTAACGAAAGAAGTTCCATATGTTCTACTTTGGGGAATTAAATCCACAAGAGTCCTTTATTGGAATAGGTTCGGAACTCCGGAAAACCCTCTTGCCAGATACTCAGGAGAAGGCGCTGCCAAGTCCTTATGGTGGATCGACGAAGAGAAGGACAAAGCTTTGGAGATTGCTAAAAAAAATAAGACTGCTCTCCCTGCGTACAAAAGGGATTTGTACTACCATTCCAAATAA
- a CDS encoding glycosyltransferase family 2 protein, which produces MPAKPPLLSLVIPVYNEEKTIPELVKRLRGLLTILKEKHHFGKEDAEILFVNDGSRDGTFDVLKKFCESEPGFFLLNLSRNYGHQLAITAGIDTARGETVAVMDGDLQDPPEFVADLYAKMSEGYDVVYARRKKREGESFFKLITAHVFYRILKKLTRFEIPIDTGDFRIMSRRVTDVLVSMKEQHRYIRGLIAWIGFRQTGLEYDRDERFDGETKFSVSKMLKFALDGITSFSSAPLKLSSYLGFASAFFGALYTVYILYLKLFTDNTIQGWTSVMIVVLVLGGIQLIALGMIGEYLSRVHDQSKNRPLYVIEKIYFAKPKSKR; this is translated from the coding sequence ATGCCCGCAAAGCCCCCTCTTTTATCCCTAGTCATTCCCGTTTATAACGAGGAAAAAACCATCCCCGAACTTGTAAAAAGACTTCGGGGTTTACTTACTATCCTAAAAGAAAAACATCACTTCGGAAAAGAAGATGCAGAAATTCTTTTTGTAAACGACGGTTCGAGAGACGGCACTTTCGATGTATTAAAAAAATTCTGCGAATCAGAGCCAGGTTTTTTTCTTCTGAACTTATCCAGAAATTACGGACACCAATTGGCAATCACTGCTGGCATCGATACTGCTAGAGGCGAAACGGTTGCAGTAATGGATGGAGATCTTCAAGATCCTCCGGAATTCGTAGCGGATCTTTATGCAAAAATGTCGGAAGGTTACGACGTTGTTTATGCAAGAAGAAAGAAAAGAGAAGGTGAGTCTTTTTTCAAACTGATCACAGCACACGTATTTTATAGGATCCTAAAAAAACTTACCAGGTTCGAGATCCCTATCGATACGGGAGATTTCAGGATCATGAGCAGAAGGGTGACTGATGTTCTTGTTTCTATGAAAGAGCAACATCGTTATATCCGAGGACTCATCGCCTGGATCGGTTTTAGACAAACTGGTTTGGAATACGACCGAGACGAACGTTTTGACGGAGAGACCAAATTTTCCGTTAGCAAGATGCTCAAGTTTGCATTGGACGGGATCACATCCTTCTCCTCTGCCCCGCTTAAACTTTCCTCTTACTTAGGATTTGCTTCCGCGTTTTTTGGCGCTTTGTATACGGTTTATATTCTCTACTTAAAACTGTTTACGGATAATACCATCCAAGGTTGGACCTCGGTCATGATCGTAGTATTGGTATTAGGCGGGATCCAACTCATCGCATTAGGTATGATAGGCGAATATCTAAGCAGAGTACACGATCAATCCAAGAATCGCCCTCTGTATGTGATCGAAAAGATCTACTTTGCTAAGCCGAAAAGTAAAAGATGA
- a CDS encoding RelA/SpoT family protein encodes MGFVKAPATKEMLLEGVRETMGPEALELIEKAYKVSEDSHQGQFRLSGEPYIVHPLQVGFILYELGLDEKVISAGILHDVIEDTKYTKEDMVRDFGTEITQLVEGVTKISQIKSQSKETEAAENIRKIIIATIQDIRVILIKLADKTHNMRTLSFQPPEKQRRIANETLSLYAPIAGRLGIYSVKSELEDLAFQVIFPEEYQDIKKRISAKKSEREDYIEKLQLILKQRLAEIQINANVEGRAKHFFSIYRKMKTKEKTFDEIFDLRAIRIVTDEIKDCYGVLGIVHTLWSPVPGRFKDYIATPKTNMYQSLHTTVIGPDGKPLEVQIRTAEMNAIAEFGIAAHWVYKEGKTHANERHLTVKWLEVLQTWQDSSLDPKEFLEELKYDLHEDEVFVFTPKGEIIQLPKGATVLDFAFRIHTDVGLHCKGAKINGRMIPLRTELRSGDQVEVVVDKRSKPSPIWLRIVKTPSARQKLRAYFRKLREETSKDLEQGAESAAELTLNAEVLEELKRKPNEKVSKQATHQGQVAGGKILVAGLRDIPVRLSGCCSPLPGDQIIGFVTRGRGVSVHKKNCSVALKQREEEQLRQITVDWDYGQTEPVPVRVEVKAKDRQGIYLEMVKSISGTQTNILEAGASTVQKDTLMARFMIEVEHLDQLKEILGNLKRIPDVVFAHRVK; translated from the coding sequence ATGGGATTTGTTAAGGCTCCTGCCACCAAAGAAATGTTGCTCGAAGGGGTCCGCGAAACCATGGGACCGGAGGCCTTAGAGCTTATCGAAAAGGCTTATAAGGTTTCGGAAGATTCCCACCAAGGACAATTCCGTCTTTCCGGCGAACCTTATATAGTTCACCCTCTTCAAGTCGGTTTTATTTTATACGAGTTGGGTCTGGATGAGAAGGTAATCTCTGCAGGAATCCTTCATGATGTGATCGAGGACACAAAATACACAAAAGAAGATATGGTCCGTGATTTCGGTACCGAGATTACCCAACTTGTGGAAGGTGTGACTAAAATTTCTCAGATCAAAAGCCAGTCCAAAGAGACTGAGGCGGCTGAGAATATTCGAAAGATCATTATTGCTACTATCCAAGATATTAGGGTCATCCTGATCAAACTTGCGGATAAGACCCATAATATGAGGACTCTTTCTTTCCAACCTCCCGAAAAGCAAAGAAGGATCGCAAATGAAACACTTTCATTATACGCACCGATCGCGGGAAGATTAGGTATCTATTCCGTCAAATCCGAACTGGAAGATCTCGCATTCCAAGTCATCTTTCCCGAAGAATACCAGGACATTAAGAAGAGGATCAGTGCTAAGAAATCGGAAAGAGAAGATTATATCGAAAAATTACAGCTGATCCTAAAGCAGAGACTTGCAGAGATCCAAATCAACGCAAATGTGGAAGGGAGAGCAAAACATTTCTTTTCTATCTATCGTAAGATGAAAACGAAGGAAAAGACCTTCGACGAAATTTTCGATCTAAGAGCCATCCGTATCGTTACCGACGAGATCAAGGATTGTTACGGAGTATTAGGGATTGTGCATACACTTTGGTCTCCCGTTCCGGGAAGATTTAAGGATTATATCGCAACCCCTAAAACGAATATGTACCAATCACTTCATACGACTGTGATCGGTCCCGACGGAAAACCTTTAGAAGTGCAGATCCGAACCGCTGAGATGAATGCGATTGCCGAGTTCGGGATCGCCGCTCACTGGGTTTATAAAGAAGGCAAAACTCACGCTAATGAAAGACATCTAACGGTTAAGTGGTTGGAAGTCCTACAAACATGGCAGGATTCTTCTTTAGATCCTAAGGAATTTTTAGAAGAATTAAAATACGATCTTCATGAGGATGAAGTATTCGTTTTCACTCCAAAGGGAGAAATTATACAACTTCCTAAAGGTGCAACCGTTCTTGATTTCGCATTTAGGATACATACTGACGTAGGGTTGCATTGCAAAGGTGCTAAGATCAACGGTAGAATGATCCCACTTCGTACTGAACTGCGTAGCGGTGACCAGGTAGAAGTTGTAGTGGATAAAAGATCCAAACCTTCTCCTATCTGGCTTCGTATCGTTAAAACTCCTTCTGCCAGACAAAAGTTACGCGCTTATTTTAGAAAACTCAGAGAAGAAACGAGCAAGGATCTGGAACAAGGAGCAGAGAGTGCGGCGGAACTCACTCTGAATGCGGAAGTATTAGAAGAACTCAAACGTAAACCAAACGAAAAGGTTTCCAAACAAGCCACACACCAAGGCCAAGTTGCTGGCGGAAAAATTTTGGTAGCAGGTCTTCGAGATATTCCGGTCCGTCTTTCGGGTTGTTGTTCTCCTCTTCCCGGAGACCAGATCATCGGCTTCGTAACTAGAGGACGTGGTGTTTCCGTTCATAAAAAGAATTGTAGTGTTGCATTAAAACAAAGAGAAGAAGAACAACTCAGGCAGATCACTGTGGATTGGGACTATGGCCAGACGGAGCCGGTACCTGTTCGAGTGGAAGTGAAAGCGAAGGATCGTCAGGGTATTTACTTGGAGATGGTAAAAAGTATCTCAGGTACCCAGACAAATATTCTGGAGGCCGGAGCTTCTACCGTACAAAAGGATACTTTGATGGCTCGCTTCATGATAGAAGTGGAACATTTGGACCAATTAAAGGAGATCTTAGGCAACTTAAAGCGAATTCCGGATGTGGTTTTTGCTCATAGGGTCAAATAA
- a CDS encoding sterol desaturase family protein has product MNEIVDQIGYTAYYFLTLGMLWFRYILMAGIAYVFIWVIFKDKLKHRIIQKKLPEKDKITHELKYSAITLLIFAASGILVVLMKKAGWTFIYDRVEDYGVPYLLFSIIALIFLHDTYFYWTHRLMHHPLLFKRMHLVHHKSTNPSPWAAFSFHPYEAVVEAGIVPLVILFLPVHTTALVVFFFYSNFLNVLGHLSFELFPKGFIENRILRLHNSTTHHNMHHKYFNCNYGLYFNIWDRIMGTNHENYFDTFREVTHREPEVLGDSDFVEAKVQGI; this is encoded by the coding sequence ATGAACGAGATCGTGGATCAGATAGGCTACACCGCCTACTATTTTTTGACCTTAGGAATGTTATGGTTCCGCTATATTTTAATGGCAGGGATCGCTTACGTTTTTATTTGGGTCATCTTTAAAGATAAGCTCAAGCACAGGATTATACAGAAAAAACTTCCTGAAAAAGATAAAATCACCCACGAACTCAAATATTCAGCGATCACTCTTTTGATTTTTGCTGCTTCCGGGATCTTAGTGGTCTTGATGAAAAAAGCAGGCTGGACTTTTATTTATGATAGAGTAGAGGATTACGGGGTTCCCTATCTTCTATTCAGCATTATTGCATTAATATTTCTGCACGATACTTATTTTTATTGGACCCATCGGTTGATGCACCATCCTCTTCTTTTCAAAAGAATGCATTTAGTGCATCATAAGTCGACAAACCCTTCTCCATGGGCTGCTTTTTCTTTTCATCCGTACGAAGCAGTGGTAGAAGCAGGGATCGTACCATTAGTGATCCTATTTTTGCCAGTGCATACCACTGCACTTGTGGTATTTTTCTTTTATAGCAATTTTTTAAATGTATTAGGTCACCTTTCATTCGAACTTTTTCCGAAGGGATTTATAGAGAATAGAATATTAAGACTTCATAATTCTACAACCCACCATAATATGCACCATAAATACTTTAATTGTAACTACGGTTTGTATTTTAATATTTGGGATAGGATCATGGGAACAAATCACGAAAATTATTTTGATACTTTCAGGGAAGTCACTCATCGGGAGCCTGAGGTCTTGGGGGATTCGGATTTCGTAGAGGCAAAGGTTCAGGGGATTTGA